Proteins from a genomic interval of Pristis pectinata isolate sPriPec2 chromosome 9, sPriPec2.1.pri, whole genome shotgun sequence:
- the zfand1 gene encoding AN1-type zinc finger protein 1 isoform X1 encodes MAEVEVGKQCDVLHCRQLDFLPFVCDVCSGTYCLEHRNKDDHGCSGVLLRKEPVHSEGTSSYSCSYQSCKANELVPIICSECDKHFCLRHRHQSDHDCEKQRVSKSHLVVTQQSKNEAVAKKAIPVKKGRNGAKNDATAAKVALMKLKLHAVGDKSIPQNERLYFQVVLPKGNKEKSRPMFFCSKWSIGKVVDNAASLLNLRNDNNILASKKLRLCHSESGNVLPTENTLEWWMKTTNCPLKNGATVILEYLDNDCLILGNTSSYME; translated from the exons ATGgcggaggtggaggtggggaagcAGTGCGATGTGCTCCATTGTCGGCAGTTAG ATTTTCTACCATTTGTTTGTGATGTTTGTTCAGGAACCTACTG cCTTGAACATAGAAATAAAGATGATCATGGTTGTTCTGGG GTACTTCTAAGAAAAGAACCAGTTCATTCTGAAGGGACCTCATCTTACAGTTGCAGTTACCAAAGTTGTAAGGCAAATGAACTCGTGCCAATAATTTGCTCGGAATGTGATAAACACTTTTGTCTGAG GCATCGACACCAGTCAGACCATGACTGTGAAAAGCAACGGGTGTCTAAATCACACTTGGTTGTCACTCAGCAATCAAAAAACGAGGCTGTTG CCAAGAAAGCAATCCCAGTGAAGAAAGGAAGAAATGGAGCAAAGAATGATGCAACAGCTGCAAAAGTTGCACTGATGAAGCTGAAACTGCATGCTGTTGGTGACAAGTCCATTCCACAG AATGAGCGGCTTTATTTTCAAGTTGTTTTGCCaaaaggaaataaagagaaaagCAGACCAATGTTCTTCTGTTCCAAATGGAGTATTGGGAAAGTAGTGGATAATGCAGCTTCACTGTTGAACCTTAGGAATGACAACAATATTTTGGCATCCAAG aaattgagaCTGTGTCATAGTGAATCTGGAAATGTACTACCAACAGAGAATACTTTGGAATGGTGGATGAAAACTACTAACTGTCCACTGAAAAATGGTGCAACAGTTATCCTGGAGTATTTAGACAATGATTGTTTAATATTGGGAAACACAAGTTCATACATGGAATGA
- the zfand1 gene encoding AN1-type zinc finger protein 1 isoform X2 → MQNDFKEGMTRYILKELCSTKLDVRIYLEEVINQCGQVLLRKEPVHSEGTSSYSCSYQSCKANELVPIICSECDKHFCLRHRHQSDHDCEKQRVSKSHLVVTQQSKNEAVAKKAIPVKKGRNGAKNDATAAKVALMKLKLHAVGDKSIPQNERLYFQVVLPKGNKEKSRPMFFCSKWSIGKVVDNAASLLNLRNDNNILASKKLRLCHSESGNVLPTENTLEWWMKTTNCPLKNGATVILEYLDNDCLILGNTSSYME, encoded by the exons ATGCAGAATGACTTTAAGGAAGGCATGACCAGATATATACTTAAGGAGTTATGTAGCACCAAACTTGATGTCCGCATATATCTTGAGGAAGTTATAAACCAGTGTGGCCAG GTACTTCTAAGAAAAGAACCAGTTCATTCTGAAGGGACCTCATCTTACAGTTGCAGTTACCAAAGTTGTAAGGCAAATGAACTCGTGCCAATAATTTGCTCGGAATGTGATAAACACTTTTGTCTGAG GCATCGACACCAGTCAGACCATGACTGTGAAAAGCAACGGGTGTCTAAATCACACTTGGTTGTCACTCAGCAATCAAAAAACGAGGCTGTTG CCAAGAAAGCAATCCCAGTGAAGAAAGGAAGAAATGGAGCAAAGAATGATGCAACAGCTGCAAAAGTTGCACTGATGAAGCTGAAACTGCATGCTGTTGGTGACAAGTCCATTCCACAG AATGAGCGGCTTTATTTTCAAGTTGTTTTGCCaaaaggaaataaagagaaaagCAGACCAATGTTCTTCTGTTCCAAATGGAGTATTGGGAAAGTAGTGGATAATGCAGCTTCACTGTTGAACCTTAGGAATGACAACAATATTTTGGCATCCAAG aaattgagaCTGTGTCATAGTGAATCTGGAAATGTACTACCAACAGAGAATACTTTGGAATGGTGGATGAAAACTACTAACTGTCCACTGAAAAATGGTGCAACAGTTATCCTGGAGTATTTAGACAATGATTGTTTAATATTGGGAAACACAAGTTCATACATGGAATGA